In one Pseudoliparis swirei isolate HS2019 ecotype Mariana Trench chromosome 23, NWPU_hadal_v1, whole genome shotgun sequence genomic region, the following are encoded:
- the tbc1d17 gene encoding TBC1 domain family member 17, translating into MEQNVEDYKLIFEKEGVYLHTNAKKSNQDTTIPGFIRIVERAGVPALEWSPLEDGGRSAPAVLYTKKDRDGGEEDMNFDPGYEPDWAVISTVKRDREQVPVRDSGLWSFSLALSELYSLRRARISLGKNFLVLTSRGGHPLPALHFHRGGTRELFSALQRYIMLDQSPVDGRLFLAYPHDSGALSQSFEKLQLLDDGGVDLVSRFIHDPYATTFGGFSKVTNFFKAALKPPGSPGHFRTAQDPSLPHQCDEEPGFELINCGVALGPRPDVTRGEPLDQWDEFLDPEGRVKNPEKIKELVFRGGVTPFLRKEVWKFLLGFYPWDSTAKEREDILRLKTDEYFRMKVQWKSVGEEQEMRNSLLRGYRSLIERDVSRTDRHNTFFSGNDNPGLTLLHDVLMTYCMYNFDLGYVQGMSDLLSPLLFVTQNEVESFWCLTGFMALLHQNFEESQEAMKKQLLQLSILLKALDPELCDFLDSQDSGSLCFCFRWLLIWFKREFSFEDILTMWEVLWSGLPCDNFHLLIACSILVSQRGELIGSDHDFNTILKHINELTMKLDLQTVLRGAESIFLQLTQCKELSLKVQEVLGLYIPSSSEEDSPDSSQASETRRLLASSPAGASSSSSSSSPAARVPTYP; encoded by the exons ATGGAGCAAAACGTTGAGGATTACAAG CTCATATTTGAGAAGGAGGGCGTTTACCTGCACACAAATGCAAAGAAGAGTAACCAGGACACGACCATCCCGGGGTTCATCCGCATTGTGGAGCGG GCCGGCGTGCCCGCTTTAGAGTGGAGCCCCCTGGAGGATGGAGGCCGTAGTGCACCGGCTGTACTCTACACCAAAAAG gacagagacggaggagaggaggatatgAACTTTGACCCCGGCTACGAGCCGGACTGGGCCGTCATCAGCACAGTGAAGAGAGACCGGGAGCAGGTCCCCGTCAGAGACTcag gtcTGTGGTCGTTCTCGCTGGCCCTCTCGGAGCTGTACTCCCTCCGGAGGGCTCGCATCTCTCTGGGGAAGAACTTCCTGGTGCTGACGAGTCGAGGGGGCCACCCGCTGCCCGCCCTGCACTTCCACCGCGGAGGCACCCGGGAGCTTTTCAGCGCCCTGCAGCGCTACATCATGCTGGACCA GTCGCCGGTGGACGGGCGCCTCTTCCTCGCCTACCCTCACGACTCGGGCGCTCTCTCTCAGTCCTTCGAAAAGCTGCAGCTGCTCGACGACGGAGGCGTCGATCTCGTTTCG AGGTTCATCCACGACCCGTACGCCACCACGTTCGGCGGATTCTCCAAAGTCACCAATTTCTTCAAAGCGGCCCTCAAACCTCCGGGCTCCCCCGGCCACTTCCGCACCGCCCAGGATCCCAGTTTGCCCCACCAGTGCGACGAAGAGCCCGGCTTCGAACTCATCAACTGT GGCGTGGCGCTCGGGCCCAGACCGGACGTGACCAGAGGAGAGCCGCTGGACCAATGGGACGAATTCCTGGACCCAGAGGGGCGAGTGAAGAACCCGGAGAAGATCAAAGAGCTCGTATTCAGAGGG GGTGTCACACCGTTCCTGCGGAAGGAGGTGTGGAAGTTCCTCCTGGGCTTTTACCCGTGGGACAGCACCGCCAAGGAAAGAGAGGACATCCTGCGGCTCAAGAC GGACGAGTACTTCAGAATGAAGGTGCAGTGGAAGTCGGTTGGTGAAGAGCAGGAGATGAGGAACTCCCTCCTCAGAGGATACAGAAGCCTGATAG AGCGAGACGTCAGCAGGACGGACCGACACAACACGTTCTTCTCCGGGAACGACAACCCAGGACTGACTCTGCTGCACGACGTGCTGATGACGTACTGCATGTACAACTTTGATCTCG GTTACGTCCAGGGGATGAGcgacctcctgtctcctctcctcttcgtcACCCAGAACGAGGTGGAGTCCTTCTGGTGCCTAACGGGCTTCATGGCGCTGCTG CACCAGAACTTTGAAGAGTCTCAGGAGGCCATGAAgaagcagctcctccagcttaGCATCCTGCTGAAGGCTCTGGACCCGGAGCTATGCGACTTCCTGG ACTCTCAGGACTCCGGCTCTCTGTGCTTCTGCTTCCGCTGGCTGCTCATCTGGTTCAAGAGGGAGTTTTCCTTCGAGGACATCCTCACCATGTGGGAG GTGCTCTGGTCCGGTCTACCCTGCGACAACTTCCACCTGCTCATCGCCTGCTCCATCCTCGTGTCCCAGAGAGGCGAGCTGATTGGCTCAGACCACGACTTCAACACCATCCTGAAG CACATCAACGAGCTCACCATGAAGCTGGACCTGCAGACCGTCCTGCGAGGAGCGGAGTCCATCTTCCTGCAGCTGACCCAGTGCAAG gagCTCTCCCTGAAGGTGCAGGAGGTCCTGGGTCTCTACATCCCGTCCAGCTCCGAGGAGGACAGCCCGGACTCCTCCCAGGCCAGCGAGACGCgacgcctcctcgcctcctcgccggccggagcctcttcttcttcttcttcttcttctcccgcgGCGCGCGTTCCCACCTATCCTTAA
- the LOC130189310 gene encoding cytoglobin-1-like, whose protein sequence is MERMRGEGEGDPPERPGPLTDKERLMVQDSWAKVYENRDDVGVAILVRLFVNFPLSRQFFSQFRDIEEPEELQRSAQLRKHAGMVMGALNTLVESLDHSDQVASVLKRVGKAHALRHKVEPGYFKILSDVILEVLGEEFPAVVTPEVGGAWTKLFTMVNCGIAAIYEEVGWAELSASTG, encoded by the exons ATGGAGCGGATGCGGGGCGAGGGCGAGGGCGACCCCCCGGAGCGACCCGGCCCGCTCACCGACAAGGAGCGGCTGATGGTCCAGGACTCGTGGGCGAAGGTCTACGAGAACCGTGACGACGTCGGGGTGGCCATACTCGTCAG GCTGTTCGTGAACTTCCCCTTGTCCAGGCAGTTCTTCAGCCAGTTCCGGGACATCGAGGAgccggaggagctgcagaggagcGCCCAGCTGAGGAAGCATGCGGGCATGGTGATGGGCGCCCTCAACACGCTGGTGGAGAGCCTGGACCACTCGGACCAGGTGGCCTCGGTGCTGAAGCGGGTCGGCAAGGCGCACGCGCTGCGTCACAAGGTCGAGCCCGGCTACTTCAAG ATCCTGAGCGACGTGATCctggaggtcctgggagaaGAGTTCCCGGCGGTCGTGACCCCggaggtgggcggggcctgGACCAAACTCTTCACCATGGTTAACTGCGGCATCGCGGCCATCTACGAGGAAGTGGGCTGGGCGGAGCTCTCCGCCTCAACCGGGTGA